One window of Papaver somniferum cultivar HN1 chromosome 9, ASM357369v1, whole genome shotgun sequence genomic DNA carries:
- the LOC113307888 gene encoding F-box/WD-40 repeat-containing protein At3g52030-like has protein sequence MELANHKRKKIRANLSPPFSSRPPTRTIINHYFTSDIVCHILSYLDQFDLIRCSIVCKSLHDTIHSSHLLTLQYWKRKVDALGLSSVVGTVSESTVNKYLEEIAMKQHQLCLQNESVVVNQWNGCHSAGIDQCRMKMGLVLTGLEDKVMRIWSLDSFKCLEEYSVPKLELADFDFDESKIVGLVGTRICVWRRHSGKRSMSQEHAGVTRGFCMRYIDPEAVVGCGDGTARVFDMYSRNCSRIIKMHNGPITCMALTDDQLVVSGSSLGSIRVADLSSDQVAGTLKSAGPAGIKSLCYNPGSYSVFAGSTSGHAYCWDLRTMKPLWEKKISPNVIYSIQHLQNDTSSLVVGGIDGVLRILDQGTGEISSSYVMDKKGMFMGRASSSSSSSNNRGAFIEKMVARKLSGDVTTDIDRIPKDLRPPITCLAVGMKKVVTTHNNKFIRLWRFQ, from the coding sequence ATGGAATTGGCAAATCATAAGAGGAAGAAAATTAGGGCAAATTTATCACCACCATTCTCGTCAAGACCGCCTACTAGAACTATCATCAATCATTATTTTACTTCGGATATTGTCTGTCATATTTTATCATATCTTGACCAATTTGATCTGATTCGATGCTCTATCGTTTGTAAATCATTGCATGATACCATACATTCATCTCATTTACTGACTCTACAATATTGGAAGCGCAAAGTAGATGCTTTAGGGCTTTCTAGTGTTGTTGGCACTGTTTCAGAATCAACAGTGAATAAGTATTTAGAAGAAATTGCAATGAAGCAGCACCAATTGTGCTTACAGAATGAATCTGTTGTGGTTAATCAATGGAATGGATGTCACTCTGCTGGGATTGATCAATGTCGGATGAAGATGGGTTTGGTTCTAACAGGTTTAGAGGATAAGGTTATGCGCATATGGTCTTTGGATAGTTTCAAGTGTTTGGAAGAGTACTCGGTACCGAAATTGGAGTTagctgattttgattttgatgagagCAAGATTGTTGGTCTTGTTGGAACTCGTATATGCGTTTGGAGGAGGCATAGTGGGAAAAGAAGTATGAGTCAGGAACACGCTGGCGTAACAAGGGGTTTTTGTATGCGCTATATAGATCCCGAGGCAGTTGTTGGATGTGGAGACGGGACGGCTCGTGTGTTTGATATGTATAGCAGGAACTGTTCTCGCATTATTAAGATGCATAATGGACCAATTACATGTATGGCATTAACTGATGATCAGCTGGTTGTAAGTGGCTCCTCCCTTGGCAGTATCAGAGTAGCAGATTTGTCATCAGATCAAGTTGCGGGGACCTTGAAGTCTGCTGGTCCTGCAGGGATAAAGAGCTTGTGTTATAACCCAGGTTCATATTCAGTGTTTGCTGGATCAACTTCAGGACATGCATATTGTTGGGATTTGAGAACCATGAAACCTCTATGGGAGAAGAAAATCAGTCCAAATGTCATCTATTCTATTCAGCACCTGCAGAACGACACTTCGTCACTAGTTGTTGGGGGAATAGATGGTGTGTTGCGCATTCTAGATCAGGGTACAGGTGAAATTAGTTCGAGCTATGTGATGGACAAAAAAGGTATGTTCATGGGGAGAGCATCTTCCTCATCCAGTTCCTCCAATAACAGAGGTGCTTTTATTGAAAAGATGGTAGCTAGAAAGTTGTCGGGAGATGTTACTACTGATATTGATAGAATACCAAAAGATTTACGACCTCCCATTACATGTTTAGCTGTTGGGATGAAGAAAGTTGTTACGACACACAACAACAAGTTCATTCGGTTATGGAGATTCCAGTAG